The window ATAAAAAATAATGACCCTTTTTATATAGGCGAAGACCTGGATTTTCCATCGCGCATGTTTAACGGGTTTATCGACGAAGTACGTATTTATGATGGTGCACTAAATGCAGCAGACGTCAGTACGGTGATGAATGAAACGCATCCGTGTATTGCGGAAAATAGTTTGGACCATTTTGAAATTATTCCCAACGCGACAAATGCCAGCACCTGTTCACCGAACGCAGTGACTATTACCGCAAAAAATGATCGCGATGAAACTTTGGAGGACTATACCGGCACGATAGAAATTACCACGTCATCGAACAATGGACGCTGGAGTGCAAACAGTATTCAAGGTGAACTTACCGCGAGCAATGACGATTCTGGTACGGCGACATACCGCTTCGCCGCAGACGAGTCGGATGCCGGATCGATCGTTCTGGATCTTGCCAACCAGCACGCAGAAAGCCTTACTGTAACGGCAACGGACGTTACTACGGGGATTGGCTCAAGCTCAGTGCCAATTATTTTCAGAGACAACGCGTTTGTTGTTTCGTTGACGGATACTCTGGCAGATGATGTGATTGTTGGACGCGACCATTTGTTTCAATTAGCCATGTATACCCGTGAACCTGGCGGCGGCAACTGTGCAATAGCAACCGACTACAGCGCATCAACCATAAAAGTTTGGTTGGAACGATCCGCGAATGATCCAGGTGGTTTGGCGCCGGCCGTGGTTAACAGTTCTAACGGTGCGATATCCCTGCCTGACGGCGAACCTGGATTCGCTAACGTGACCTTCCCGATTGAAGCGGGAGTCGCAGAGTTTAGATTGCGCACTTCCGACACAGGTGAATATCGCCTTCAGTTCAGTGACGACAGCGGAAGCTTCGCGACGGATGCCATCGTCGGCTCTAGCGCGCTGCTAGTCGCCAGGCCGTTTGCGGTGGACATTCAAGTTGCGGGAAATTCCGGTGCGGCGGATGCATTCGGCAATGTCTTTACCACTGCGGGAGCAAACTTCCCGGCCACGTTACGCGCCGTCGCCTGGCAAGCTGCCGATGATCAGAATAATGACGGCATTGCTGATGGTCACAGTGACAACCTGCCTTTAAATAATGTGAATCTCACAGACAATCCAGGCGTCGCGCATTTTGCTGGGGAAGCGCTCCGTTTGAGCGTGAACTATGCTGATCCGGCGCCGGGCGTACTCAGCGGTGATTTAACGCCTTCAATGGTCAATGGCGAGTTGGGCATTACACTGAATTACAGTGAGGTGGGTGTAATCGAAATTGCTGCTGAAATTGACGATGGTAATTTTTTGAGTGCATCCGCAGCGCGCAGCCAAAAAATTCAAGGGCGTTCCGGTAATGTCGGTCGTTTCGTGCCGGATCATTTCGATGTCGCAAATGCGGCACTCCTGCCCGGCTGTAACGCCTTTAGCTACATGGGGCAGAATTTTAACAGCCGCTATGTACTTCAAGCGATGAGTGCGGCTAGCCAGCCCACCCGAAATTACAATGGTAGCTATGCAAAATTGAATGCAGCTAACCTGGACTACGTGGCGCAATCAGGTGGCAACGATCTGAGCGCGCGCCTGGAAATAGACTCGTTGGCGCCAGCCTGGGTCAATGGCGAATGGACGTTAGATCAGGTGTCACGAATCGCACGCAGTGCCGCAGTGGATGGCCCTTTCAATAACGTCACATTGGCCGTAAGGGCAACCGATAGCGACGGCATAGGTTTGCGCGCGGCAATTCTTAATGTGGACAGTGATAGCGACGGCGCTAACGATCATTTTGCGCTGGGAAGCCAGCTAGTAGTCTATGGTCGCTTGCGACTGGACAGCGCGATTGGGTCCGAATTGGCGGATTTGCCCATTACTTTTCTCAGTGAGTTCTGGAACGGCGCCAGTTGGCAGCAAAGCTCGGCTGACAGTTGCACTGCGATTGGTCTGGGCGATATTAGCTACCCGAATGGCGCTATCAGCCAGGAGGTAAATCGAACTATCACTCTCGGTAGCGGCTCTACAACCGGGATGTATGGCAATATCGATAGCGCAAACGGTACTGTGCTGTTTAGCGGAGGAGATGCGGGTCACCGTTTTACCGCACCAGGCGCAGGGAATACTGGCAGTTTCGATGTGCAAACCGACTTAAGCAATTACCCCTGGCTTAGATTCGACTGGAATAAAGATGGTGTTCCTGATCCCACTTTGCCACCGGCAACCTTTGTTTTTGGCGCCTACCGTGGACACGACCGTATTATCTATTGGCGGGAAACGTTGCAATAGCTATAGATTTATGTAACCCGCCTGTGAATATTACTCCGTAACAATAAATCTACATCTTGCGTTCGCAAAGGGCGTTGTATTACCAGCCTATGATCCTTTAACGCAGGTATCTCGCCACTATTCCCTTACGGGTAGAAAAGACGGGATAGCCGACATCTTTTGCTAGACTCAAAAATAACCACCTCGAATAAGTCATGATCTAAAGCCGCCTAATGGTACAGGGATTGTGTCTACAACGAAGTTATTTATATGAGCGCGAACCGTGAAAATCTTGCCATCGGCGTCTACGCCCCATTGCTTGGTGGCTTCTACTTTGGCGAATTGATAGGGCAAATACGCCAGTCCTGTGTCATTAAAGGACACGAACTTACGGTAATCGATACTCAGGGGTTCGGCTCTTACAATTTGGAGTTTGCCACTCACGGTTTTGACATTGTCATTCTTCTGCGCAATGCGGTTCATCCCGATTTTGTAAAGCGGTTGCAAGCGGCGGGCAAAACGGTAGTGTCTGTTGCCTTTGATTATTTTCCTCTAAAAGTGCCCGTTGTTGGCTGTGACAATGAACAGGCCGCAAAACTTGCTTGCGAATACCTCTACGAACGTGGGCATCGCAACCTGACTTTTGTCGGAGAACTCGGGCAGTTTGACATACGCAAACGCTACGAAGCTTTCTGTGAATTTTGCGAAACCCACAATATTGCGCTTGGTGAAGAGCATATTTTTTCGGTGAAAGATTCGCTTTTTTCTGGTGGGCAGCAGGCGGCGGTAAAATTGGTTAAAAGCTCGAATCGCAGCTCTGGAATCATTTGCGGATCGTGTTTGACTGCCGTGGGCTTTATCCGAAAATTAAAATACCTGAAACCGGATCTTATTGATGGCGTTGAGGTGGTTAGTTTCGACGCCTTTTCTGTTATTCCTTTTGCGGCAAACAGTGTTACTACGGTCGATCAAAACCTGCATTTAATCGCGTATTCCGCTGTGTCTATCGCGGAAACGGTGCACGCTGGCGGGTCCGCGCCGTCATCAACATTCGTACAACCGAAGCTGATCGAAAAGGAAAGTGATCTGATGCAGAGTGAGAGTGGGTACCTGGCGACATCCGTTGAGCTAGACGCTTTCTACGATGCTAATTATATGAAATCGCTGATGGTCAATATGCACGAGTGGCCGCGGGAAATTGCAGTAAGCAAACTTACCGATTTAATGATGCTTGAACCTCTGTTTGTGGATTATTTGCAGGTGGCGATATTTTCCAAGCTGGTGAAAAATTCAAGTGGTGACGAAAAGCTGAAAATCCTTCGCGTTTTGTTCGCCAACTATAACTCGGGTCAGAGTGAGGGGCTGCTGGGAGCGAGCGTGGGTTTGGCGCGCTTTAATTCGGTAGTACAAACCGAGGAGGGGCAGGACTTTTCACGTGTTATCCATATCCCGATTTACAATCAAGAACGAATTGTTGCCATCTTCAGCGTGTTTGGTGAAGAGCCCGCTTCCGGAACCCGTGCAAGTTTTATGGGGTTGTGCGGTTATTTGAACTCCATTGCGGATGCTCTGCTACAGGAATTGCGCGAGACCGACAAACAACCTGGGCGCCAGGAAATTGCTGCGCCGCCAGAACAGGCGCTGGAAGAGGGCACTGTTGTTTGGGAGCGCCGTGAGCTGACATCGACCTGGGACGATACTGCCCTTGCCATGCTTGGATTGCACACGGAATTGGAACGCAGTATTTACCGTCACATGGATATCACGGACCGTGTTGAACCGGGGGAGTCGAGTCAATTGCGCAGCCAGCTACAGGCGGTAAAATCTGTTGGCGAACGCCTGTATATTCGTTTGCGCCACAAAGATAAATCGTACAGCATGTTTGAATTGCGCTGTCATGCGGATCCAGAGGCTCAGCAAGTACAATTCAAATTATCCCATTGGGCGGGCGATGTTTAATCAGTTGATGGGCATTCTCAATGGCATCGGCGCCGACTCGCTGGTCTCACTGCTATTGCTGGGCCTTATCTGCAGTATTTTTCTAAATTTGTACGCATTTCATTCGCTCCGCTCCCACGAGAGCCTGCTGCCAGGCGGAAAGCGCTTTGCCGCTGTGGTCAAGAAATTTCTAATAAATCAGCAGACAAAAACCAGTTTGCAAACCAAGGCAAAGCGTTTAAGCCCACAAGCGCGCAGCGCTATGAAATTGCGCGAAGCATATCTGGCTATCGAAATAAAATGTATAGAGCGCGGCTTGGATACAGACGAATATTGGAACCTGCTACATTCTCGTTTAATAAAACTGATGAATATTTTCTCGCCCAAGGAAGTGCTGTCGCCATTACGATTTATTGAAGAAAAGGTGGCACTCATTCATCGTGAACTAGAGCTTGCGCCAGATACTGTACGTAAAAAAGATGTGAAAGCCAGTTTGGACAAGCTGTATCTGGCCTGTGTTGAAAACGAATTTAATCCGGACAAAATAGAAAAAATTAACGATAAGCTAAGCGCACTCTTTTTTAATCTGCGCAGTGCTAATTATCGCCAGGCAGCAGGCCGGGTTGAGCTTACTGCGAACCACGCCAAGCAAGGTAAAAGTTTAACTCAACAACTGGACTCGACCGCGAATGCAGTGATGGCTCACACCAAGGATATGCAGGATGCCGGAGGTGAGCATGAATCGCTGGCGAAGATTCATGATTATTCTTCTCAAATTGCCTCCAGCGCGGGCAATCTGGGTGAAAATTACGACGATTTACACAGCCGTGTCGAGGGTATGGGAGAAAGGCTGGCTGCATCGACAAACGAATCTGAGGTGCATGGGGTTGATCGGGATCTAATTGATCTGTCCGATGAAATGGTCGAAGCGAGCGAGCGTGAAATTGAGCGTCTAAAGGCGTTGGTTGCGGAAAAGCGCACGATCATTCGAGAACTGGAGGAGCAATTGGCTAGCGGCGCCGGTCTGTCGGGTGATGATGACTTAGATCCTGATGGAACTTCCGGCGGGCCTGCAGGCGTCAGCGAAGAGGATATGAATCTGCTGCGTAAAAATCTACGGGAGTCTGAGCAGTGCATTGAAATGTTGGAGTATGAACTGGATTTGCTCAAACAGAAGTCTGACCATTTGGACGCTGAAGATCCCGGTGTTTCTGAAGAAACATTAGCCATGTTGCAACAGAGCCTCGACAAGGCTCACGAGGAAATTGCAAATTATCAAAATGTGCTGAATCGAAAGGAGATGATTTTTTCTTTTTTGCGCGAGTCTGTCGATTCCAGTTCACTGGCGGACGCGGGTATTTTTTTCTATCAGTGTTTGAAAGATCTTGGCTATGCCAATGAACTGCTTATTAATGCAGACGGTAAAAAAATGGAGCTAAATGAGAAAGGTTCGTTGGCGGTGAGCCAAAAGCTGCTGATAGAAAATATGCGTGTGGGTGAATTTAACTCCAGTGAACGCGATAAAAAAGTGGTGGCACGCTACGCGAATTTTGGCGGAGTTTTACGCAAAGATGACGGCAGCGCTTTTACGCAGGAAGAAAAGCAGACACTCTCCGATTTGTTCGTAATTTGCGACAAGATATTTGCCCGCATAAAAATGACGGATGCGCAATCGTCCCAGCGACGAGAAGTGGCTAAGCTCGTTAACGGGTATAAATATATGGTAAGCGAGATGGATGATATGATAGATGGGCTGATTAAAAAAATTAAAGGCGAAGTCTCCAGCAGTTTCCGCCAGGTGGAGGATGTCGGCCGTAGCGCCGGGTTGCAGGCGCGGGTCATTGCCGCAATAAAGTCGCTGGAAGATGAGTTACAGGCTGACCTGGCGGGTGAGAGCCGGGTTAAAATCCGCTTGCGGAAATCTCAACTGGAGTTTCTGAAAAACCTGGAGGATCTCGAAAGCTAAACGTCGGCCCTCCAAAACAGGGTTACATATTCACCCAGCTGTTCAGGGCTGGAACTTTGAAAGCCTGCCCTTGATATTTCAAAATAATGCCGTCCCGCAAAATCATTTCCAGCACCAGGCCCTGTTCCAGGGTATCGCCGCGACGGCGGGTGGTTCCATTGATCACTACACTGGCGTCTTGTAGCGACTGGTAGTTGTGTGCGGAGTAGTTCAACGTGGGAATTTTCTGTTGCACAGTCCAGGGCAAGCTGCGAATCGACCCAAGTTCTGTGAAATTTGCCAGAGTGGGTTCACTGTTCGCCGGCGCGGATTCTTTCGGCGCTGGCGCAGCTGAAGAGAGGCTGGCCGCTGTTGCTGTAACCGGCGGTGTTTCTGTTTTTGGCGCGGGTGTGGGCGTCGCCTTGGTATAGAGTGCGGCGACTTGTTGGGCTTTTTCCGCAGAGCTCTCCGGGCTCATTTGTTGCGAGGGTCTGGCATTGTTGTATTGAGCCGCAATCGCTTTTTGCACGGTGGCTGCATTAACATCTCTGGCGGCGCGCGCTGCTGTATTATCGTCAGTTGCAGCAGGTTGTTTTTTCAGCACTGGGCGAGCGACAGATTGTGCAAGTTCGGCAGGCGCTACTGCTGGCACCGCCTGTTTCCCTGCGGGGGCTTGCGCAGCTTCAACTGTTGCTTTCGCAGGCGCTGGTTTTTCTATCTCGGCGCGGGGTTGCTCTGGCGCGGTTGTATTCGTCAGTGTGGTACTCGCTGAGGCAGGGGGTTGTTCGCGGTAATTCCAATAGAGGGTTGCCGCGGCCAGCAACACAAGAATAGCGGCCCCCGCTGCAAAATAGGTAACTGAGCGACGATGCTCGCTTTCGGCTTGTTCGCCGACATCCTGTGGTGGTATTTCATCCGCAGCGAGTTTGCTTTGCCGTTCGCGATCGGCTTTGTCGAGTGCGTCTAGAATTAAAGACATAATTTATTTAATCCAGGCTTCGCAGGGTCTGGTCGATCCCCAATACTTCGTTAACTTTCATCAGGGTGCGGGCACCTATAATGCCGTCGTCCTCCAGCCCGTGAGTTCGCTGGAATATTTTCACCCGCTCGCGCAGGTTTGCGTTAAACCTGTCATCTGTTAGTGGCGAAGGTCGCTCATCCAACAGTGCAAATTGTTTTGCCAGCCAGCCGATCGCCGGATTTTTCTGCCCCATCACCAAAGGCTCGCTAAAACCTTCCGGGCGAGTCCACAGGTACATGATGCGTCCGGTCCACAGAGGTCCAAGTTCCGATAGTGGAACACGAATGGCGCGGCCTTCGCTATCGAGCAGTTCAGCTTCGGTGCTATTCAGCCCGACAATTACGGCGTGAGATGCAAATCTTGCGGGCGTTATGAGAATCAGCACCGCGGGACGGTTAATTTCCTGCAGTGTCGGCCAGGTTTCTACAGATTCTTTGGCGCATTCGATATTTTTGTCGGCGAGCTCCCAACAGGGGTGGGTGTCGTAATCGATACGGAAACCTAAAAATTGCACCAACCGCGCCTGGGCCTGCGTGTAGCTGGCAATCAGGTAACTGGGGGTGGCGGCGCGCGCGCTGGAGGCTGCCTCGGGCTCGGGTAGGGGCGATGCGATAATCGGCGTCGGCTCAGGGGCTGGTGTTGGTGTAGCCGCTGGCACTGGCGCGATAACTTTAGCTGGTGTAGTTGCTATGGGCACCTGCACTGGGGCGCGCAACAACCATACGCCAATTGCGATAATCGCGAGCAGAGTTAGTGCCGCCCCACCTGCGGCAAGCAAGCGGGGGTCGACTCTGCTGTGATGATGCTGATGCCCCGGCAAGCTGCCAGCGACTTCAGCGCAAGCCAGGTTGAACGTTGGCAGGTCTACGGTGGATTTGTTATGGCCGTAAGCACCGATGAGTGCCCGCTCGCATACAATGTTTATGAGCCTAGGAATACCGCCAGTGAATTGGTGAATCCTGCGAACAATTTTCCCTGGAAACGGGTTGCGACCATCTGGCAAGCCAGCCACATCGAGTCGGTGGGCGATATACGCCTGGGTTTCGAGGAGGGTAAGGGGTTGCAGGTGAAATCGTGCGGTAATGCGCTGCGATAACTGGCGCAAGCGTGGCTGAGCGAGTGTT of the Teredinibacter turnerae T7901 genome contains:
- a CDS encoding LamG domain-containing protein; protein product: MFDGAAQNSSNNGNVTIQWQSRLINTPGNVVRTRNLNDYAGPNYSCNGVSCTATNTIVADIDRAVTAGGPSGTVNANGYLNPGSYGDVTVGNGYTLYLLPGEYEFTSLTVNWTARLALYQAGSTRVYIRNNLTTNYTSAINTVGGNDRRLLIYARGNVELSSNTTSRALIYARGNINMQSGAALTGALTANGQIALNSSSTVTYNADIVNQTNYGDFCTPAYTTPNLVGEWRLDELQWQGIANEVVDYSGNNLHGRAVSYNGLPETLLTNPVQAGDPGTCRYGAFDGNTDGYVQINDPGNNSILDLDTYSVTAWVYARTNAVTDTLMTIVSKDENYEFHINQQGRLYWWWGGGAQELTSTIAVPLNSWHHIAVTYAPGQQIIYIDGVVRGTSANTSAVIKNNDPFYIGEDLDFPSRMFNGFIDEVRIYDGALNAADVSTVMNETHPCIAENSLDHFEIIPNATNASTCSPNAVTITAKNDRDETLEDYTGTIEITTSSNNGRWSANSIQGELTASNDDSGTATYRFAADESDAGSIVLDLANQHAESLTVTATDVTTGIGSSSVPIIFRDNAFVVSLTDTLADDVIVGRDHLFQLAMYTREPGGGNCAIATDYSASTIKVWLERSANDPGGLAPAVVNSSNGAISLPDGEPGFANVTFPIEAGVAEFRLRTSDTGEYRLQFSDDSGSFATDAIVGSSALLVARPFAVDIQVAGNSGAADAFGNVFTTAGANFPATLRAVAWQAADDQNNDGIADGHSDNLPLNNVNLTDNPGVAHFAGEALRLSVNYADPAPGVLSGDLTPSMVNGELGITLNYSEVGVIEIAAEIDDGNFLSASAARSQKIQGRSGNVGRFVPDHFDVANAALLPGCNAFSYMGQNFNSRYVLQAMSAASQPTRNYNGSYAKLNAANLDYVAQSGGNDLSARLEIDSLAPAWVNGEWTLDQVSRIARSAAVDGPFNNVTLAVRATDSDGIGLRAAILNVDSDSDGANDHFALGSQLVVYGRLRLDSAIGSELADLPITFLSEFWNGASWQQSSADSCTAIGLGDISYPNGAISQEVNRTITLGSGSTTGMYGNIDSANGTVLFSGGDAGHRFTAPGAGNTGSFDVQTDLSNYPWLRFDWNKDGVPDPTLPPATFVFGAYRGHDRIIYWRETLQ
- a CDS encoding LacI family DNA-binding transcriptional regulator, with the protein product MSANRENLAIGVYAPLLGGFYFGELIGQIRQSCVIKGHELTVIDTQGFGSYNLEFATHGFDIVILLRNAVHPDFVKRLQAAGKTVVSVAFDYFPLKVPVVGCDNEQAAKLACEYLYERGHRNLTFVGELGQFDIRKRYEAFCEFCETHNIALGEEHIFSVKDSLFSGGQQAAVKLVKSSNRSSGIICGSCLTAVGFIRKLKYLKPDLIDGVEVVSFDAFSVIPFAANSVTTVDQNLHLIAYSAVSIAETVHAGGSAPSSTFVQPKLIEKESDLMQSESGYLATSVELDAFYDANYMKSLMVNMHEWPREIAVSKLTDLMMLEPLFVDYLQVAIFSKLVKNSSGDEKLKILRVLFANYNSGQSEGLLGASVGLARFNSVVQTEEGQDFSRVIHIPIYNQERIVAIFSVFGEEPASGTRASFMGLCGYLNSIADALLQELRETDKQPGRQEIAAPPEQALEEGTVVWERRELTSTWDDTALAMLGLHTELERSIYRHMDITDRVEPGESSQLRSQLQAVKSVGERLYIRLRHKDKSYSMFELRCHADPEAQQVQFKLSHWAGDV
- a CDS encoding general secretion pathway protein GspB produces the protein MSLILDALDKADRERQSKLAADEIPPQDVGEQAESEHRRSVTYFAAGAAILVLLAAATLYWNYREQPPASASTTLTNTTAPEQPRAEIEKPAPAKATVEAAQAPAGKQAVPAVAPAELAQSVARPVLKKQPAATDDNTAARAARDVNAATVQKAIAAQYNNARPSQQMSPESSAEKAQQVAALYTKATPTPAPKTETPPVTATAASLSSAAPAPKESAPANSEPTLANFTELGSIRSLPWTVQQKIPTLNYSAHNYQSLQDASVVINGTTRRRGDTLEQGLVLEMILRDGIILKYQGQAFKVPALNSWVNM
- a CDS encoding ExeA family protein, whose translation is MYHNHFGLQEQAFSIAVNPRYLYMSQQHKEALAHLLYGVKGGGFVLLSGEVGTGKTTIIRCLLERLPDATDVAIVMNPMDDAVQMLCTICDELGAPYDKSALGQKPLVDSLNRFLLENHRNGRNTVLLIDEAQRLSAEALEQIRLLTNLETTTQKLLQIILVGQPELNETLAQPRLRQLSQRITARFHLQPLTLLETQAYIAHRLDVAGLPDGRNPFPGKIVRRIHQFTGGIPRLINIVCERALIGAYGHNKSTVDLPTFNLACAEVAGSLPGHQHHHSRVDPRLLAAGGAALTLLAIIAIGVWLLRAPVQVPIATTPAKVIAPVPAATPTPAPEPTPIIASPLPEPEAASSARAATPSYLIASYTQAQARLVQFLGFRIDYDTHPCWELADKNIECAKESVETWPTLQEINRPAVLILITPARFASHAVIVGLNSTEAELLDSEGRAIRVPLSELGPLWTGRIMYLWTRPEGFSEPLVMGQKNPAIGWLAKQFALLDERPSPLTDDRFNANLRERVKIFQRTHGLEDDGIIGARTLMKVNEVLGIDQTLRSLD